The proteins below are encoded in one region of Xenopus laevis strain J_2021 chromosome 8L, Xenopus_laevis_v10.1, whole genome shotgun sequence:
- the LOC494784 gene encoding uncharacterized protein LOC494784 precursor, whose translation MELHLWLLLIAGSMADQNMRDNVFLFPSQSASDYVLLTPKMTGPLQKLTVCLRSNTDRGGSALFTVGTPESRIRNIFSILPFTMANPYFYCKIYINNTDVTINAKADVLSWIHMCVTWDSNTGVVELWVNGRAFIRRVLQKGFSIDLQEGIALGQMRRNSRREWETALPFQGEITDVNMWNSVLSPGYIKQVQQHHNMIGNVISWWSLNYTIKGNVIVQPKSIWK comes from the coding sequence ACATGAGAGACAATGTCTTCCTCTTCCCCAGTCAGTCTGCTTCTGATTATGTGCTTCTGACACCAAAGATGACTGGGCCTTTACAAAAACTCACCGTTTGCTTGAGGAGCAACACAGACAGAGGAGGCTCTGCTCTTTTTACTGTGGGCACCCCTGAGTCACGGATCCgcaatatttttagcattttaccATTCACTATGGCCAACccatatttttattgcaaaatctACATAAACAATACAGATGTAACCATAAATGCAAAGGCAGATGTTCTGAGCTGGATTCACATGTGTGTGACCTGGGACTCTAACACTGGAGTTGTAGAGCTTTGGGTTAACGGAAGAGCGTTCATTCGCAGGGTGCTGCAGAAAGGCTTTTCTATTGATCTCCAGGAAGGTATTGCCCTGGGACAGATGCGGAGAAATTCTAGAAGGGAATGGGAAACTGCACTTCCCTTTCAAGGGGAAATAACTGATGTCAATATGTGGAACAGTGTTTTGTCTCCAGGGTACATAAAGCAGGTTCAGCAGCATCATAATATGATTGGGAATGTCATTAGCTGGTGGTCTCTGAACTACACTATTAAAGGCAATGTCATTGTGCAACCCAAATCCATTTGGAAATAA